From the genome of Nicotiana sylvestris chromosome 1, ASM39365v2, whole genome shotgun sequence:
ATCAAACAACGACGGGTCGATATTTTGACAAAAGTTCGAAATCACACCCTCAAGGCCATGAGCCATCGCCAGAGGGAAACGTTTAAAATATATCTAAGGCCAAGGGCCGTTAGTAAACAAAAAGGGAATAAAAGACCGAGACTCGCTATATGGGAATCCATCCAATGCTAAAGTCACAAAAAAGCGAAAAACAAAGACAAAGTACGAGGCAGATAACAACaaaaaaaattcttctttatACAAGGTCACTGAGCTAACGGTTGTAGATTACATACGGCCCAAGCCaacaataaaaaaagaagaagaaaggaacaACGACAAACGACGATGaatataaaaaaacataaaacaaactaAGACAACATTCTTTCACTCGGCGTCATCACCACCACCATCATCTCCAAGAAGCTCTCCCTCATCATTTGCACCCTCGTCGGCTTCCGGAGTCGCAGAGTCATAAACACAGTTGATGCGGGCCTCCCGCGCCTTTGCTCGTGCTTCTTCATATGCGGCCTCATTAACATTGCCCGCCTCCCACACACTCTTATATATATCCCGCTGAGCTTCAACATGACCCCAAAGCTCATGTAGGCAACGTGGAGCATCGACAGAGGAAGACTCAATCTGAGCCAATAGTCGCTCCTTTTAAGACTTAAGTGCGGCAACCCGGTTTCCTAAGGTCGAAGTTTCCCGATCAATCTCACCAATGCGCTCCTCAAGCCTTGCCTCCATTAACATTGTCGTCGCTCTCTCCGACTCCTACTCAGACTGAAGGACGCAGATAGTGTTCTCCAGAGCCACCGCCCTTGCTGAAGCCGCAGACCAGGCACTCTCGATACTCTCCAGTCCGACGACCTTTCTCTCCAACTCACCCATCTTCCCCATCCACTCTGCACTCATTGCCTCAACCTTGATAAGGTTTTGGTCCATTTTGGCTTGTATTGACCTCAGCCTCCCCTGCAAATAGTCACACTCTGCTGCCACCCCCTTTCCCACCTCGAGCTCTTCATCCTTCGCGTGAAGCTGCTCTTCGAGCACACTGTTCCTGCGAATAGCCTCCATCAACTGCTGATCTCTCTTCTCCAATTCCTCGCTGAGGGATCGAGCACGAGGATTCTCCATCAGTCGCTTGTGTATCTCACGGCACTTGTTGCGATAACGTCGATATTTTtccaacatcttcaagaaaatcttGGCCCGAATGTTAGCCCTGCGCATACTCTCCACTTCCACCATGTACGTCTGAAAAACAAGAGGAGAGGTTAAAGCCATATCAACAAGAAAAATGAGAGAAGTATAAAAGAAAAGTGCAATGTACCCTCAAACCCATAACGGCTATCTCATTCATCAAATCGACATCAGGAACGTTATGGAGAGCCTCGTTCTCAGCAGCAAAACACAAAATGTTGAACTGTGGCACCAGATCCTCCGTGTCCCCCAGGAGATTAACATCCGAAGAAATCTCAAGAATACGGGCCGGCCCTCCCGCATGAACCATCGATTGGTAATACCCTCCTCAAGCATCCTAACATCATCAGGATCGAGGTCCGACTCGAATATAATCGTCAACCACAACACCTTTCCCTCTTTCAGCAGCTGGGGAAGAAGCACGACCAGGTACGGAGGACGAGGTTACTTCTGAAACTATAATGGCAGCCTCAAAAATCTATCCCCCGGTTACAACAGGATGCTAATCAACAACAATAGCATGAATCTCCATCGACGGGGCAGATACGACGACTGTCTCCATCTCCATGGGCGGAGCAGTATCAACCCCCGCCCCAGATTTTGTCAAGGGAGAGACGTCTAGATGAATTACAGTCGGAGGGGCTGCCTCGAATTCCACTCGCCGCCTCTTGGATGGCCCTTCTTCTTCCTTAACATGAGGAGACTCACCCGTCTGACGAGAAACACGAGTCGGGACCTCAGTCTAAGAAGTGGCCTCCGCAGGAATAACTACAGTCGCCGACTCGACTGATGCAACCCTCGATGAAGGCCGAGCGGCAGGTGCTGCAACAGGGCGAGCAGACGAGATCGGCTGATGGAAAGCCAATGGAGGAGCCCTCACTCTCCGCACTCTCCCTGGCATCGACAAACAGCACATGAGAAACTAagtaaaaagagaggaaaaatagcAAACAGAAATGACATCTCACCTGTAAGGGGTCTACGTCCAAATTTTTCATAAACGGCCGACCATGTGTGAACCCCTACCGTATAGGGAAGGATGGTGCTCACCCACTCGCGGATACCTTCGACAGATGGATGAGGCAATTTATCGGCTGTGGAGACATAATAGGGTTTAGTACTGTAACAGAAAGTGGTCGGATATATCTCCGACTAAAAGCATaagaaacttacgtgcaaagtacCAATTCTCAAGGAACCCCATTAGATCCGCCACAATGTGCCCGGTCCGCACATAGAAATAATTCTCGTAGAAATGACGGTTAGCCCTGTCGTCTATTTTTACCACCAGAATCTTCGACCCCAGAGGATGCATGTGAAGCATCGTGCTGCGGATAAGCTGAGGGGCGAAAATATTGAGTATGTGATACAAAGTGATCTCACGGCCGGCGAGTTCTGCAAACTTAAGCAACATAAGGAACAACTTGTATAGGTACGGTGAAAGTTGGGCGGGTCATACCTCATAAAAGTGGTAGAAATCTACCACCAGGAGAGGGAGAGGAAGTGTGTACCCAATAAGAAAGGGGTAGGCATAAAACACGCAGTACCCAGGGCAGTCAAAATGAACTATGTCAGTCCCTATCGCCGATCGCATGTCAACGTAACCGGGAATACCCCACCTAGCTTTCAACTCTGCAATGTATTCTTCTCTCATGACAAAAGCGACAGGTTTCGGCTCCGCCCTGGCGCGATTGCTGAAGTCGGTCAATTTTCTCCCAAGACGAGGCAAAATCTCAACTACCGACGAGACCTCCTCGTCTTCTACCACTTCTGCCCCCAGTGGCCTGAGCAACATTTTTCGGTGTCGGAATTGTGATAGGGAGATCAGTGCAAGAGGAATCACCAGCCATTTTGTCAAGATGATGCGGCAAAAAGACAGTGGAAAGAAAGGATGAAAATTTTCAGTTAACTGAGGGCAAACGAAAACTCGGAGTATCAGGAAGAAAGTATATCTGCAGAATTCTTTCAAGCAAAAGGCAAATaagtgtgtcaatcgaatgatGAGTTCCTTATATTTATAAGAGACGTAAACCCCTCAAGCACGAAACCAAAGAGTTGCCAATCGAATCTGATAGGGCACGAAACGTTTCGGTTCCCcaggaacgtgtgtcataatggtaGCAGCCACGAAACAAGGTTTCATTGCCAAACGACATTTCGGTTCCGAAACAGCCGCAACGGTCCAAGGAAATCGAAAGAACGCCGTCACCCCACTTGAAATCTAAAAAGCATAACCAAGGAACCAACAATCAGATTTCTCTCGAATTCGTAGCAGTCATGATCCGTCTACCTAGCCCGACAGGGGACGACTccgacagacggagggactaactgtattggtcaaaatccgaCCGCTGCCGTCAAGTTGACCAACGTCCCGTCCAGGCGGCAAGGCGACGGAAAATGACATGGCATATTCCAAATCAAGCAATCTCGATACCCGTCGAGCCAGAAGAAACGATGTTTAAAGGACGACCAAGACAGACATAATGTAAGAGCGTCGGACCAAGTAGATAGCAAAGGTCCCATGACTATATATAGTAAGGAAAAACCTTCGGTTAAGGGGCTTCTCTTCTCTCCTTACTCCCCTCTtgtgcaatcttcctaaaaacaaaaggaacaatTTAGCAATCTCCAAAGAAGGATATGTAAAACAACCTCCCCATTGATTAATGGGAGACACAACGAAAGTTTCAATAAGATCGATTATATCTATTTCATCTTATATACTATTTATTCTGTTAGCTCATTGATCTGGAGTttattatgtttgactaagatttatctctttattttttttgattgatttattcaaaaatgtttcgatattttttgagtcaaacaatagTGATTACTTGTAAATTCCTAGTTATTAGACCAAAGATATGGAATGCAATATTTGTGGTCTACAATTACACGCCTTCAAATAAACATAAAAGAATAGTGTAAACTCAACGCAAAGTCCATTTCCTTTGAGATGAAGGACTTAATCTCCACCGTCCAATCAAGCCGAATCTATTCCGCATTGAACGCTTACCGTTTGATCAAATCAACGCAATCcttttatatttatataaaaccTATTTCTTCGCTTGAAACAGAAGCGAATACTCTCAAAAAACCTACACAGAGATAACAAACAGAGTCCAAAGAGCAATTAGCAAGAGCAAACATGGCGGCAACTGTGAGCGCGTGGGCAAAACCAGGCGCGTGGGCTTTAGATTCAGAGGAACATGAGTCCGAGCTCCAAAAGGAAGAGTCAGTAAACGGCGACAACCACTCCAACGGCGCCACCGCTGGGCTCTCCGATTTTCCATCTCTAGCCGCCGCCGCCACCACcaaaacgaagaagaagaagccacCAACCTTATCCCTTCAGGAGTTCTCAACTTACAGTTCCGTTAAGAAGTCTCAATCCGCTGCTGCTGCCGCCGTCAAGGGATTAACGCCGGAGGAAGTCATGATGCTCCCCACCGGTCCACGCGAACGCTCCGCCGAGGAACTTGACAGCTCTCGCCTGGGAGGCGGCTTCAGATCGTACGGTTACGATAGGCAAGGAGGTAGAGGTTCGTCGGACGAGTCCCGGAGACCGGGAGGGTTCCGACGTGATTCCGACAGGGAAATTGCGCCTTCACGCGCCGACGAGACTGACGACTGGGGCGCAGCTAAAAAAACTTCCATTGGTAACAGTTTCGACAGAAGGGAGAGAGGCGAAAGAGGAGGATTTTTCTCAGATTCGCATTCCAAAGCTGATGAATCTGATAACTGGGGCGCAAATAAATCCTTTGTACCCTCTTCGGGTCGAAGATTTGATAGGAGAGGGAGTTTCGGGTCAAACGGCAGTGATTCGGATTCGGATAAGTGGACTAAAAGGTCCGGTGGAGGTGGGGCATTCGACAGTTTAAGAGAGCGAAGAGGCGGGGGCTATGAGTCCAATAATAGTGGAGTGGATTCAGAAAATTGGGgaagaggaaagagagaagaAACTTTAGGTGGTGGTGGTGGAGGTAGGCCCAAATTGAATTTGCAGCCCAGGACATTGCCTATAGCTGAAGTACAGCATCAGAATGGTGGTAATAATGAGGCTACTGTGGTGGTGAAGCCCAAAGGGTCTAATAATCCATTTGGGGCAGCTAGACCGAGGGAGGAAGTTTTGAAGGAGAAGGGGCAAGATTGGAAGGAGATTGATCAAAAGCTTGAATCTTTGAAGGTAAAGGAGGTGGTTTCTGAGTCAAGTGACAAAAAAGCTTGGGGGAATGGGAAGCCGAGTTTCATGCGTGAGGAGAGGACTGAGAAGAGTTGGAGGAAGCCTGAGCCAAAAGAAGTTCGTCCTTTAAGGTAGTGAtgaattcttatgtgttttaGTAGCTTGTTTTATGCTGAATTAAGTTTCATGTGATGTTGGTTTTTCAATGAATTACTTAGTAATTGATTATCTATTTTTGTAAGGTAGGGTCTTTGATGAATCATATTACTGGTTGCTCTTTAGTCTTTGCAAAAGCGAATCAACTGTCACTAGTTAATTGGTTATAGATATTTGGTAATGGAACTATTTGAAAGACGTTGGGGTACGCTGTTTGGTCTGAAGAAGATTTATTTTTTGGGGTTAACAAGTTATGTTAgggttaaattttaattttttgctgGATTAGCCTAAATTTAACTCCCTATGCACCAATGTGACAGAGCGTGGGGTGTTCCAAGTATGATGTAGTCGTGTAGTCATAATCATGGATGATTTATGGAAGAACAACTAAAGCTTTGTGCCCCTTGCTTGGTACTGAATGAAGCCAGCTGCTTTGTACCCTAAGTTTAGCATTGCCTTTTTAGGGACGCTGCAATAAAATGCTGCTTCACCCCATGCATTTGACTCAATTTTGCTCCAAAATGGCCTCAGAACAGGACGTTGCTAGAAGATCTGTAACATTTTGTTTTCGAGGTCTTCTGTCCTAATTTAGAGAAATTATGAGGGGTTTAATTTTGGATGAAACGGGGGCAAATGATTTACAGATTTGAATCCAACTAATTTGAGAATGAAACATAATTGATTGAATGCTGATTCTTGCTGCTGGTCAGTGCATTTCCCGTCGAGTAAGTTGGATAAACTCTGGTTCCGGTAGAATAGGATTGTGTGTGTTAGGCCTATTGGGTCAACTATACCCCCTTCCTGTGTTATGCTGCACTAGCAGTTTGCTAGTGGTGTTTTGTTTAAGGGTCATGAATGATTTTTCTGTTCAACCGGGTCGGAAGTGTGACTTATTATGTACAgtctctctttttcctccattATGTTTTATGGCTGCTTGGGTTGTACATGTCTGTTTTATCTGATTGTGCAGCGGTTTGATGACTTTATCTGCCTTTGTATATGTTCTACTTTCTTAGTGCACCTGAAAATTTGCTTGGTTTACTGGTTTCTCGTTTTGATTTAGAATTGTTTCCACTCTTTACCTTAGTGGCGTGGTTCTTGACCCTCATTTTTAAATGTATTGTAGTGCTGAGGAAACTGTAAATGGAGCTGTTGAAGAAACTGCACAGGGAGCTGCTGAGGAATCTGGTGGAGAGCCACAAATATGATGCCAAACAGAGGAGTTATTTATGAGCTGTGTTTGTTTCCTCAGAGTTTGAAATAGTTTTACCCCGATGCATGTGATGCGCGAAGCATTAAGGCAATTTTGATAGAACTGCTTAGTCTGTAGTGGGTTGTGTTTTTCCTGTGTACTTACACCAACATTATTGTTTTGCTATTTATGTTTGTTCTTTTTCTATTCATCATAGTCTAGAATTGTTTGTTCGTAAGCTAGTACACATTCATATGCGGAACACAAAGGCGTAAAGACTGTGTGGAAGATTACAGATTCATataattattgttattttatttatttttgactTCTCCCTAATTCTTATTATTATGTTTAGATCTTGTTTAGGATGTTCAGATGGGATTATTAAAAGATTACAGATTCTTATAATTGTGGAAAGTTGTTTACATATATTAGCGAGTATAGGCAGCAACTGAAATCTGCTCTCTTCTCCTTGCTTCGGCTGGTGTTTAAAGTGTTTGACCTGTATCTTATTTACCATTTATCTACTTTGTGTCGGATAGTGTTTGTAAGGTCCCTCTAGTCTGCTAGatttaaaatttcaaaagaaagtgTCTTATCTCTAGTACGTTATAACTTATAAGCTTGTAAATGAGTTTTCTTTAACGCAACTTAACATgataatcacaaaaaaataacttGAATttggctagggtttggaggaGTTCTCTGCAACTAGAGGGTTTTAGGCTGTGGACAAAAGGGATTCATCTACTTCATGAGAGTTTCTGATGACCGGTGACATAAATTGTAGTTGCTGTAAATCAGTTTCTGTAAAAGAAACCCGTAAGTCTCCTAACTACTATTTATGGTAAAATACTACATCTGAAGTAATTGGTAAAGTCATAACTCTGCCTTGATTCGAGAGCATGTAAATTTACACTTAGTATGGTCATGAGCTGGGTAAATTTACACTTAGTATGGTCATGAGCATGAAGTAATTAATTGATCCGACTGCCAACAATGATAGCAATGATGATCATACAACACACAATGTAGTATACGAAGAAATCATTTAGGCAGTTGCTATCTTATAAATTGACCATTGTACTATCACAAGCCAAGGTATGACACAATTTGGGCACAACACTGGCTATCCGGTAAGTAATTTTTTTGTTAAATGGATGGATTTAACAATTGTTGTTACTGTAGACCACCTAAAAATAATATCTTCTCTCATTATTACATACAACAAGAGATGCAGCGGGCGTTCTCTATTCATACTCAGGATATGCAGTTAATATTTGTTATTCACATCATCTTAAGGTCTACTTAGCTTCTTAGGTCTTCTTGTTTTGAAGATTTTCGGGTATTTGTATCAGAAAGAGGCATTTAGGATTTCTTGGGACACCCATTCTTAATTCGCATAACTACATGATCTAAATCATTTGTATCAAATATGAAATAGCTAACTAACTCTATAGTAGCATAGATTTCGAAAATATGAATAACAAGTGTTGATTAATAGAGTAGAGCAGAAAACATGATCCTTCCTTATTGAAACTCTATTCTTCTGCTTCCTTACGCAATGTCTTGTTTCAACACTGAATTTTTCTTCCTTTACTATATCTTCAGATGTTATCTGGGACTTAGTGGTACTGCTCTAGGTTTGTAGCTCACAGATTTTTCAGTTTTGCTGATATGGTTAGCTCTTTACAAGAGTAGACTTTTGCCGAATATTCTATACTTATGCGTGTATCTTCACTTGCAACTTTGATATTTATTGATTACTAAAACTGAATTTCCATTAACGAGCTTCCTAAATAGGCGCAATTGATCTCTTTTAGCTTAATTAAAAAATTCTATAATATTCTCCGCATATCATTCCTTTGTCTTCTTGAAATAAGTGCAATTGATCTCTTTCGcatatttgaaatcaaatactataCAGGAAAAAATTCTAAATATGCAGGATCAGTACCACCAGATTGTACGTGTGTGCAAATTGGCCTTTCTTGTGCATTAGTTGTAAATGAAGATTTTGAATCTCCAAAAATCTTGAACCCTGTAGCTTACAGATTCTCCCGTGTCATCTCTTAAACACAAAGGAAGGAATGAAAACTGAAGCAATGGAACACTCAGTTGCACTTCTGTGTCAGTTTCGCTCCAGGATATGCTTTATCAGGTGTTTCCACACAGTTTTATCTCATTCACTGTGTTTTTCATATGCGTATgtgtatatatacatgtatatgtgTGTATGTCTCTGTGTGTTTGTATGTCTTAGGTGAATGACAATGTATAAACTAAGTACCTTACAATGAGAGAGATTGAATCGCAAATAGTGAAGTGTATGGAAGTTGAAAGTGCTTTGACTACTCGACAATTGGAGTTGATGAGAGCTGCATATAGACTGCATATCCATATCCATACATGCTAACTTGTAAGTTTAAGAGAGCACGCCAATGTACACCCTTCATGttataaattttattttgttACATCTAAAGCAAGGGATTTATTGAACAAGGCAAAATAATTTACctttttaaatatttattaatGAGATTGATGGAGTTGGGAGGCAGAGAGGAACTGTTATTGATGAAGTAACTGGTGAGAGCAGACACTTAATAAAGTTGTCACTGAAATAGATAGTTTCACTGGAAATACTAGAGTCGTTGTGATTGCTCCTACTAATAGGTCTGAAATTCTTGATCAAACTTTGCTTAGACCTGGAAGATTTGATAGGCAGGTAAAGAAATgagtttttgattttaaaatttcaaaacctTTTTTTAAGTAAAAAGATCACAGTTTCCAGGATATATTTCACTGATTGGTATTACATTTATTTTGTAATACACTAGGTAACACTTGGACTGTCTGAtataagaagaagagaagaaatatTGAAGGTTCATACTTCTTAGTAACAACAAGAAGTTTGATAAAAAATGTCTTCTTCCACGCTTGGAGGTAC
Proteins encoded in this window:
- the LOC104230541 gene encoding eukaryotic translation initiation factor 4B3; its protein translation is MAATVSAWAKPGAWALDSEEHESELQKEESVNGDNHSNGATAGLSDFPSLAAAATTKTKKKKPPTLSLQEFSTYSSVKKSQSAAAAAVKGLTPEEVMMLPTGPRERSAEELDSSRLGGGFRSYGYDRQGGRGSSDESRRPGGFRRDSDREIAPSRADETDDWGAAKKTSIGNSFDRRERGERGGFFSDSHSKADESDNWGANKSFVPSSGRRFDRRGSFGSNGSDSDSDKWTKRSGGGGAFDSLRERRGGGYESNNSGVDSENWGRGKREETLGGGGGGRPKLNLQPRTLPIAEVQHQNGGNNEATVVVKPKGSNNPFGAARPREEVLKEKGQDWKEIDQKLESLKVKEVVSESSDKKAWGNGKPSFMREERTEKSWRKPEPKEVRPLSAEETVNGAVEETAQGAAEESGGEPQI